The proteins below are encoded in one region of Rhinolophus sinicus isolate RSC01 linkage group LG07, ASM3656204v1, whole genome shotgun sequence:
- the RGS10 gene encoding regulator of G-protein signaling 10 isoform X4 translates to MFNRAVSRLSRKRPPSDAGKGKGDLHDLSVQQGLVTSQCRGAVPAQREDSGRTAPTDVPKTPGPESHLQLPAGLAPKATMPNRVQSRHAAHRCGAAKPRNLLSHSCLGQKKEKIFNLMKYDSYSRFLKSDLFLKHKRTEEEGEESPDAQTAAKRASRIYNT, encoded by the exons ATGCAGGAAAAGGCAAAGGAGATCTACATGACCTTTCTGTCCAGCAAGGCCTCGTCACAAGTCAATGTCGAGGGGCAGTCCCGGCTCAACGAGAAGATTCTGGAAGAACCGCACCCACTGATGTTCCAAAAACTCCAGGACCAG AGTCCCAcctccagctgcctgcaggaCTGGCTCCCAAGGCAACGATGCCAAACCGTGTACAATCCAGGCATGCAGCTCACAGATGTGGGGCTGCCAAGCCCCGAAACCTGCTGAGCCACAGCTGTCTTGGccaaaaaaaagagaag aTCTTCAACCTCATGAAGTATGACAGCTACAGCCGCTTCTTGAAGTCtgacttgtttttaaaacacaagcGAAccgaagaagagggagaagagtcACCCGATGCCCAAACTGCAGCTAAAAGAGCTTCAAGAATTTATAACACATGA